A window of Bactrocera dorsalis isolate Fly_Bdor chromosome 4, ASM2337382v1, whole genome shotgun sequence genomic DNA:
ATAAACCGGTTACACATATAATGTCACATGTTTACGTCAATTTACTCACGGATCCTATATCATTATCAAAAACAGATGTTCCACCTGAGATGGCGAAATTAATACAAATCAATCGCAACCGTCAAATAATGCCAATCCTTAAGACTGATTTCTTTAATacgcgtttaaaaaatttggtacAAGTTACTAGAAATACCACCGAGTTCAATGTAACATTTTATTATAAGCCAATTGGCATTGGAAAACTACGTTTAATGCTTATGATTGAAAACTCAATGCAAATGATGCAAACTATAGGATTCTCGAGGAAGGATATTGATGATGTAAAGGGAATGTTCTCTGATACCAACGTATATTTACTCTGCGGCACCATATTTGTTGCCAGTGTACATGTGAGTATAGTAGTTGTCAAacctactacatacatattaatattggtATTGCTTTTAGATCCTCTTTGATTTCCTTTCGTTCAAAAACGATGTAATATTCTGGCGCAGAAAAAAGACTTACGAAGGTCTTTCAACTCGTACAACACTCTGGCGAGCATTCTCACAAATTgtgatttttatgtatttactgGACGAAAACACATCCATGCTGGTTCTAGTTCCGGCTGGCCTTGGAGTGCTAATAGAATTATGGAAGTGTAAGAAGATATTAAAATTAGAAGTAGGAATTCGTGGCATTCAAAGGAGACAGATAAAAGAAAAACAGTCATGCCAAAGTGCGGAAAAGAAAACGGAAGAATTCGACAAGCAAGGAatgaaatatttgagttatttatTATATCCCTTATGCCTGGCAGGAGCTGTTTATTCACTTCTATATCAACCACATAAAAGTTGGTACTCGTGGACTCTTAACTCGCTCGTTAATGGAGTTTATGCCTTTGGTTTTCTATTTATGTTGCCACAATTGTTTGTAAATTATAAGTTAAAGTCCGTTGCGGCATTACCGTGGAGAGCTTTTATGTATAAGGCGTTCAATACTTTCATAGACGATTTCTTTGCTTTCATCATCACTATGCCTACCGCGCATAGAGTAGCATGTTTACGAGATGATGTGGTGTTCCTTATATACTTATATCAGCGTTGGCTCTATCCCGTGGACAAGAATAGGCTGGACACAGGGCATGTAATTGAAGAAAATGCCGAGACTGAGGAAATTACGACTTCTCGTAATTGCAATAAAAAGAACAATTAATATAGAAATTGTCATGCACAAAGGAATCAATATAAACTAACATTCCTTTATTCTGAATTAAAAGCGAAAGATGTAGCACCGAAATAAATGCACTTGatgttttgtaatttaatttgctGTTCGTTTTTTTTATGTCTAAGTATATGCCCAAATTCGTTATCGTCTGGAGTTAGTAAAATGTGAATGTATGTGAATAAAGAACGATGTAATGATAGATGTGTGTATTGTATTTACAATTTACTACTTCGGTGAAAGATATATGTACGTACGTCAAATTAATGTTAATTTCGGGTACGAATAGaatgctttaaatatttatacatatattatatacacaccTTGAAGAACAACGTCCATAAAGAATTCATTTAAAGAGCAGCGTTACGgttttataatacaaaaaaaaaatttcagtttttaataCCATTTTGGAGATTATAAATTTGATTATAcaagtaattatttattcagATTTTCAGAAATTGAAGGGAGTaattgaacattttatatttataagagTAATTGGTTATAATAATTGGTATAGTTCTGGGAGAATGGAGTCATGcgtagaagttcacgaaagtgaggaaagttctctgatcgccattcacttgggagtggctagaaacgattcttttacatatgactcaagcagctcacgacttccggtttttgACCTAGTATCCTctaggcgaa
This region includes:
- the LOC105232999 gene encoding cleft lip and palate transmembrane protein 1-like protein; the protein is MYFPSITTILGVAFMAYVAHSIWLMAQLFTTLHCSDRPCYTSFLSDNPRMQLALFTSITPNPITSEVSKIFSTKNFDYRNSYLDDFQIDVPLKTRRNGSLYLQVVLALEGEPLEWRTLRRDGPTVIHVTRLTEYITPRIEAFNLLGESKNSNVNQSEKKEKPKSGKVKDNAVENKPVTHIMSHVYVNLLTDPISLSKTDVPPEMAKLIQINRNRQIMPILKTDFFNTRLKNLVQVTRNTTEFNVTFYYKPIGIGKLRLMLMIENSMQMMQTIGFSRKDIDDVKGMFSDTNVYLLCGTIFVASVHILFDFLSFKNDVIFWRRKKTYEGLSTRTTLWRAFSQIVIFMYLLDENTSMLVLVPAGLGVLIELWKCKKILKLEVGIRGIQRRQIKEKQSCQSAEKKTEEFDKQGMKYLSYLLYPLCLAGAVYSLLYQPHKSWYSWTLNSLVNGVYAFGFLFMLPQLFVNYKLKSVAALPWRAFMYKAFNTFIDDFFAFIITMPTAHRVACLRDDVVFLIYLYQRWLYPVDKNRLDTGHVIEENAETEEITTSRNCNKKNN